Genomic DNA from Haloplanus sp. HW8-1:
ATGGCTCGGGCGGTACGACGCCGCCGCCGACAGCGTCACCGTCGTCGAACAGGCGGGAGATGGCGACGCGGCCGCCGTCGAAGAGTCGTTCGACTTGACGGCCGACGGTGACGCCGTCCGCGCCCTCCGGGGGGCGATCGAGGACCAGGAGACCCGGACGGTCGAGGCTCCCGCCGAACTGGTGGCCGACGCGGACGGGGGGACCTGCGTCCTCGTGCCGCTGACGTATCGGGGGACGACCTACGGCGCGCTGTGTGTCCTCAGCGAGGCGAACTTCGGCGACGGCCGCGAGCGGATCGTGCTCGAATCCCTCGGCCGGAGCATCGGTACGTCGATCAACGACGTGCTCACCAAGCGGACGATCACCACCGACACCGTCCTCAACATCGGCGTGGAACTCGGCGATGACGACCTCTTTCTCGTCGACCTCGCGGCCACGCTCGACGCGCGGTTCGAACACGAGGAGACCATCGCCGACGACCAAGGCCGAGGCGTCCTCACCATCGTCAGCACCGAACACGACGACCCCGAGAAGGTGGTCGAGACGGCCCTCCGACACGACGACGTCCTCGCCGGCGAAACGCTCGTGACCACGGACGATCGGAGCGTCGTCCAGTTCCGCCTCACGAACTCGCCGCTCGTGGACGTCCTCTCGGAGGTCGGGAGTCGGGTGACGACGATGACCGCCGACTCGACGAGTCTCACGCTGGAGTTCCGAGTCGGGACCGAGCGCGCCGCGAGCCGGGTTCTCGACACGCTCCGGGAGCGGTACGACGGCGTCGAACTCACGGCCTACCACGAGGACGCCCCCGACGGCACCCCCCACCGGTTCCGGGAGGAACTGCGAAACGAGCTCACCGATCGCCAGCTCACGGCGCTGAAGAAGGCCTACGTCAGCGGCTACTTCGAGTGGCCCCGGCGCGCCGAGGGGACACAGCTCGCGGAGTCGATGGATATCGTCCCGTCGACGTATCACCAGCACCTCCAGGCGGCAAAACGGAAGTTGGTCGAAACGTTCTTCGAGGAGTGAACGGTCGTCAGTTCTCCAGAAACGTCTTCAGGTTCTCGAGTGTCGTCTCGGCCTCGCGCTCGTTGTACGCCCTGGCTATCGGAGCGAGTACCGACTCGATGACCGTCTCGGGAAGTTGGTACTCGGCCT
This window encodes:
- a CDS encoding bacterio-opsin activator domain-containing protein; this translates as MSTPETQSTETDLPVASVLLVGDEPSGTPAAAELHAAAERFDVTHVTDFVDAVDRVGEGGIDCVVTTHRPDGFDGLAFLEAVRREHADLPVVLVPVAVDAELARRAVAADVTALVPAGEADTLDAVVEAIETNTRRPDRGDQVRMPVSDLTVEAEYRLKERALDEAPIGITISDADRPDHPLIYVNDSFEDMTGYPPEEVIGANHRFLQGPKTDPDRVAELAEGIAAKRNTRVVLRNYTREGALFWNQVDISPIFDEDGNVTHYVGFQMDVTERKAAQEQLKAEREALDRLLERINGLINDVTEALVRAESREDTERLVTTRIGGGEEYVGAWLGRYDAAADSVTVVEQAGDGDAAAVEESFDLTADGDAVRALRGAIEDQETRTVEAPAELVADADGGTCVLVPLTYRGTTYGALCVLSEANFGDGRERIVLESLGRSIGTSINDVLTKRTITTDTVLNIGVELGDDDLFLVDLAATLDARFEHEETIADDQGRGVLTIVSTEHDDPEKVVETALRHDDVLAGETLVTTDDRSVVQFRLTNSPLVDVLSEVGSRVTTMTADSTSLTLEFRVGTERAASRVLDTLRERYDGVELTAYHEDAPDGTPHRFREELRNELTDRQLTALKKAYVSGYFEWPRRAEGTQLAESMDIVPSTYHQHLQAAKRKLVETFFEE